The following proteins are co-located in the Flammeovirga kamogawensis genome:
- a CDS encoding tetratricopeptide repeat protein, whose translation MLLLTPQESVASFYNNQDLSIDSVNLYTKEVKQLYQNKAYDSCILKGNIYISFLKKNIEYKSLPSLYLQIAKSKRKLRKYSGGKEASQHAVYWSYKSADSILIADSYTELARNFKALTVYDSAILNYQKALIIYQDKNDFIGESIVLNNLGSIHKIKGNFSKALEYYIKDLDLNRENDSERDMAIAYNNIGQIHSATHNYQLAISFYKRSEEIRRKLNDMYGLALVLSNIASAYSEQKNIDLALDNLYVALTIFEKHKSIYRTTETLLNISNILIQKGQFRDAEIFLNKANKKSQKFEIENLAARGNYLLGENYFHQQFYKKALPYLRAAKHYYNQEHYVVDRINTQKLLYKTYQELGWYKKAFKAHKLWSDLYIKMNATIQTKELAVLNQKYLNKEQLLKIDRLNKEQLLQEEKLIYQNRVNAALIFISLLAVVFIIFIYISLQKRKKSLKIIKEQHEEISVINNELTDSLKYAHKIQRSLNAIPAKAKDIFQDYFIFWKPLHEVSGDVFSVSVKNDIVFISLMDFTGHGAPAALLATLGVKVLNSIIDSGISSPEKILQELDIRMNNLFDDKHESSGMDAAIVTINLKTNFLEFAGARRPLFYIDESGQHYIKGTKRSISDKLSNHHHSYQKHIIPITSELKFYLYSDGYQDQFGGSKNKKFLEKNLRQLIVDNSFETFNLQKEKLEKTRSKWMQPKSNIQYKPTDDTLIIGFHFKV comes from the coding sequence TTGCTACTTCTTACTCCTCAAGAAAGTGTAGCCTCTTTTTATAATAATCAGGATTTAAGTATTGATTCTGTTAACTTATATACAAAAGAGGTGAAACAACTGTATCAAAATAAAGCTTATGATAGCTGTATTTTAAAAGGTAATATTTATATATCATTCTTAAAGAAAAATATTGAGTACAAAAGCCTACCTTCTCTTTATTTACAAATAGCAAAATCAAAAAGAAAACTTCGAAAATATTCTGGGGGAAAAGAAGCTTCGCAGCATGCTGTATATTGGTCTTACAAAAGTGCTGATAGTATCTTAATTGCAGACTCTTACACAGAATTAGCTAGAAATTTCAAAGCATTAACCGTATATGATTCAGCCATTCTTAATTATCAAAAAGCCTTAATAATTTATCAAGATAAGAATGATTTTATTGGAGAATCTATTGTTCTAAATAACCTTGGATCTATTCATAAAATTAAAGGGAATTTCTCAAAAGCTTTAGAATATTATATTAAAGACCTTGACTTAAACAGGGAAAATGATAGTGAAAGAGATATGGCTATAGCGTACAATAATATAGGACAAATTCATAGTGCAACTCATAATTATCAGCTTGCTATATCCTTTTATAAACGTTCTGAAGAAATAAGAAGAAAGCTTAATGACATGTATGGTTTAGCCTTAGTCTTAAGTAATATTGCTAGTGCTTATTCTGAACAAAAAAATATAGATTTAGCACTTGATAACTTGTATGTAGCCTTAACAATATTTGAGAAACATAAATCTATATACAGAACAACAGAAACACTATTAAATATATCAAATATTCTGATCCAAAAAGGGCAATTTAGAGATGCTGAAATTTTCTTGAACAAGGCAAATAAAAAATCTCAGAAATTTGAAATTGAAAACTTAGCTGCAAGAGGTAACTATTTATTAGGTGAAAATTATTTTCATCAACAATTTTATAAAAAAGCTTTGCCTTACCTACGTGCTGCAAAACACTATTATAACCAAGAACATTACGTTGTTGATCGAATTAACACTCAAAAGCTTCTCTACAAAACATATCAAGAATTAGGGTGGTATAAAAAAGCATTTAAGGCACATAAACTTTGGTCTGATTTGTACATCAAAATGAATGCTACAATTCAAACGAAGGAGTTAGCTGTATTAAATCAAAAGTATTTAAATAAAGAACAACTTCTAAAGATTGATAGATTAAATAAAGAGCAGTTATTACAAGAGGAAAAGCTCATCTATCAAAATAGAGTAAATGCAGCACTAATTTTTATTAGTCTCCTTGCCGTTGTCTTTATAATATTCATTTATATCTCTCTTCAGAAAAGAAAAAAATCACTAAAAATAATTAAAGAGCAACACGAAGAAATTTCTGTTATTAATAATGAATTGACAGATAGTTTAAAATACGCTCACAAAATTCAACGGTCTCTTAATGCTATTCCTGCAAAAGCAAAAGATATATTTCAAGATTATTTTATTTTTTGGAAACCTTTACATGAAGTAAGTGGTGATGTTTTTAGTGTTTCCGTTAAAAATGATATTGTTTTTATTTCGTTAATGGATTTCACGGGGCATGGAGCTCCAGCAGCTTTACTTGCAACTTTAGGAGTTAAAGTTTTAAATAGTATTATTGATTCAGGTATTTCATCGCCAGAAAAAATCTTGCAAGAACTTGATATTAGAATGAATAATTTATTTGATGATAAACATGAATCATCAGGTATGGATGCTGCTATTGTTACTATTAATTTAAAAACTAATTTCTTAGAGTTTGCAGGAGCTAGACGTCCTTTATTTTATATAGATGAGAGTGGACAACATTACATTAAAGGTACTAAAAGGTCTATCTCTGATAAGTTATCTAACCATCACCATAGCTATCAAAAACATATTATTCCAATTACATCAGAGCTTAAATTTTATTTATACTCAGATGGTTATCAAGATCAATTTGGAGGTTCAAAAAACAAAAAATTTTTAGAAAAGAACCTTCGCCAATTAATTGTTGATAACTCTTTTGAAACATTTAATTTACAAAAAGAGAAATTGGAAAAGACTAGATCTAAGTGGATGCAACCTAAGAGTAACATTCAATATAAACCTACAGATGATACGCTAATCATTGGCTTTCATTTTAAGGTCTAA
- the ruvB gene encoding Holliday junction branch migration DNA helicase RuvB gives MREDYLKGDNEGFSNAERDVEKALRPLSFKDFTGQDKIIENLKVFVMAARKRGEPLDHVLLHGPPGLGKTTLSNIIANEMDAEIKITSGPVLEKPSDLAGLLTNLEDNDVLFIDEIHRLNPVVEEYLYSAMEDFRIDIMLDSGPNARTIQIDLNPFTLIGATTRSGLLTAPLRARFGINSRLQYYDSKLLTTIVQRSSNILSTPINDDAAYEIARRSRGTPRISNNLLRRTRDFAEIKGNGTISMDIAKMALNALNVDQGGLDEMDNRILTTIIEKFKGGPVGINTIATACGDEAETIEEVYEPFLIQEGFIKRTSRGREVTMRAYEHLGISPPTDGNQGELF, from the coding sequence ATGCGTGAAGATTATTTAAAAGGAGATAATGAAGGTTTCTCTAATGCTGAACGAGACGTTGAAAAAGCACTAAGACCCCTTTCATTTAAAGATTTTACAGGACAGGATAAGATTATAGAAAATCTTAAAGTCTTTGTTATGGCTGCTAGAAAAAGAGGAGAACCATTAGATCATGTTTTACTACATGGACCTCCTGGTTTAGGAAAAACTACTCTTTCTAACATTATAGCAAACGAAATGGATGCTGAAATAAAAATAACATCTGGTCCGGTTTTAGAAAAACCTAGTGATTTAGCTGGTCTTTTAACAAATTTAGAGGACAATGATGTTTTATTTATTGATGAAATTCATAGACTAAACCCCGTTGTTGAAGAGTATTTATATTCTGCCATGGAAGATTTCAGAATTGACATTATGTTAGATTCTGGACCTAATGCACGTACAATACAAATTGATTTAAATCCTTTTACCTTAATTGGAGCGACCACTAGATCTGGACTTTTAACAGCTCCCCTGAGAGCTCGTTTTGGTATTAATTCAAGGTTACAGTACTACGATTCAAAACTTCTAACTACAATTGTTCAACGTTCTTCTAACATTCTAAGCACGCCAATTAATGATGACGCTGCTTATGAAATTGCTCGACGTAGTAGAGGTACACCTCGTATTTCTAATAATTTATTAAGACGTACTCGAGATTTTGCAGAAATTAAAGGAAATGGAACAATTTCTATGGATATCGCAAAAATGGCTTTAAATGCTTTAAATGTTGATCAAGGTGGCTTAGATGAGATGGATAACCGCATTTTAACTACTATTATTGAAAAGTTTAAAGGCGGTCCTGTAGGTATAAATACAATAGCAACTGCATGTGGTGATGAGGCCGAAACTATTGAAGAAGTATACGAACCTTTTTTAATTCAAGAAGGCTTTATAAAAAGGACTTCTAGAGGAAGAGAAGTTACAATGAGAGCATATGAACACTTAGGTATTTCACCTCCAACTGACGGGAATCAAGGAGAATTATTCTAA
- a CDS encoding efflux RND transporter permease subunit yields the protein MSTEQNQSNFFVRRPIVAMVIAIIMTIVGSVSIIGLPIEQYPNLTPPIVEVRGTYTGASALNVEQSVATPLEQEINGVENMIYMKSINSNDGTMTIQTSFDIGTDPDMNTVFTQNRVAAATPKLPNEVKRTGVKTEKSLPNILMLITLVSPDGRFDQNFLGNYSLINIKDVLARTKGIGRVNVLGTSDYSMRIWIKPDILAKLNLTIPEITNAISNQNVIVPGGKFGAEPAPKGTEFTYTVRLPDRLQDEDQFSKIVVRTDEDGSQVLLGDVARVELGVETYSAFTRLNGDNCAVIAIYQAPGSNAVALAEEVIGKMDALKKDFPNGIDYKVSLDSTLPITAGINEIIETLFVALLLVILVVYVFIQDWRATLVPTMAIPVSLVAAFMLFPLLGFTINVLSLLGLVLAIGIVVDDAIVVVDAVQVYIEEGFSPKEATNKAMIEVTAPVIATTLVLVAVFIPVAGMAGITGRLYQQFAITVAVSVCFSSLNALTLSPALCGLILRKSEPVGGPLGAFFKVFNNIFDRSTVSYISVTKIATRKLKSSAIFIFCTLLAAGWLGVEVPVGFIPEEDQGYLYVNVQLPMASSLQRTNDLSLKIEGIMDEIPEIDMVTTVAGYSLLSSSMSTNSAFFFVTLTNWDKRELTAKEVTNKLNYLFMTQITEAQVFAFGPPAIPGLGNGSGFSIMIQDKGGNTPDYLANYTNEFIRAANARPEIGMAFTTFQANVPQRYIDINKDKILKLGVNLNDVYTTFGAFLGGSYINDFNRFGRLYRAYVQAEPEYRNDEKQLDLFYVKSAKGAKVPLSTLVNVEKISGPEFTNRFNLLRSVEVTGSPAEGFSSAQAMAALEEVAAEVLPRNMTFAWNGMSYQEKKASGSVFIIFAFSLIFVFLILAAQYESWSMPFSILLGTPFAIFGAFLLLWVARFFSESYENNVFAQISLVMLIAMAAKNAILIVEFAKLKFDEGMGLFDAAIESAKLRFRPILMTAFSFILGVLPLVIATGSGAEARKVMGMALLGGMGLATVLGLFLYPMLFVLVGKLAGYEKDRETTPQNNEE from the coding sequence ATGAGCACAGAACAAAATCAATCCAACTTTTTCGTTAGGAGACCTATTGTTGCCATGGTAATTGCAATTATCATGACTATTGTAGGTAGTGTCTCAATTATTGGATTACCTATTGAGCAATATCCTAACTTAACTCCTCCGATTGTAGAAGTAAGAGGTACTTATACAGGAGCGAGTGCACTAAACGTAGAACAATCAGTTGCTACGCCTTTAGAGCAAGAGATTAACGGTGTGGAGAACATGATTTACATGAAATCCATAAATTCAAATGATGGTACGATGACAATCCAAACATCATTTGACATTGGTACTGACCCTGATATGAATACGGTCTTTACACAAAACCGTGTAGCTGCAGCAACACCTAAATTACCAAATGAGGTAAAACGAACAGGTGTTAAAACTGAAAAGTCATTACCTAACATTTTAATGTTAATTACTTTAGTTTCACCTGATGGTCGTTTTGATCAAAACTTTTTAGGTAACTATTCATTAATTAATATCAAAGATGTTTTAGCAAGAACAAAAGGTATCGGCCGTGTAAACGTATTGGGTACTTCAGACTATTCTATGCGTATATGGATTAAACCTGATATTCTAGCTAAATTAAACCTTACTATTCCAGAAATCACAAATGCAATTTCTAATCAAAATGTAATTGTACCTGGTGGTAAATTTGGTGCTGAACCTGCTCCAAAAGGAACTGAGTTTACATATACTGTACGTCTTCCAGACCGTTTACAAGATGAAGATCAGTTCTCTAAAATTGTTGTTAGGACTGATGAAGATGGTAGCCAAGTATTACTTGGTGATGTTGCAAGAGTTGAATTAGGAGTAGAAACTTATTCTGCATTTACAAGACTTAACGGTGATAACTGTGCAGTAATAGCTATTTATCAAGCACCAGGTTCTAATGCTGTTGCATTGGCTGAAGAAGTAATTGGTAAAATGGATGCTCTTAAAAAAGACTTTCCAAATGGTATAGATTATAAAGTATCTCTTGATTCTACATTACCTATTACAGCAGGTATTAACGAAATTATTGAAACACTATTTGTTGCTTTATTACTTGTAATTCTAGTAGTATATGTCTTTATCCAAGATTGGAGAGCAACACTAGTACCAACAATGGCCATTCCGGTATCATTAGTTGCGGCATTTATGTTATTCCCTCTATTAGGTTTTACAATTAACGTACTCTCTTTATTAGGGTTAGTACTAGCAATTGGTATTGTAGTAGATGATGCAATTGTTGTAGTAGATGCCGTTCAAGTATATATTGAAGAAGGTTTCTCTCCTAAAGAAGCAACAAACAAAGCAATGATAGAAGTAACAGCTCCTGTTATTGCAACAACTTTAGTACTTGTAGCTGTATTTATTCCTGTTGCTGGTATGGCTGGTATAACCGGTAGGCTTTATCAACAATTTGCAATTACAGTTGCTGTATCAGTTTGTTTCTCATCACTGAATGCATTAACGCTATCTCCTGCACTTTGTGGATTAATTCTAAGAAAATCAGAACCTGTTGGTGGTCCATTAGGAGCATTCTTCAAGGTATTCAATAATATTTTTGATCGCTCTACAGTATCTTATATTAGTGTAACTAAAATTGCTACTCGTAAATTAAAATCAAGTGCAATTTTTATATTTTGTACACTATTAGCTGCTGGTTGGTTAGGTGTTGAAGTTCCTGTTGGATTTATTCCTGAAGAAGATCAAGGATACCTCTATGTAAACGTTCAATTACCAATGGCATCATCATTACAAAGAACCAATGATCTTTCTTTAAAGATTGAAGGTATAATGGATGAAATACCAGAAATTGATATGGTTACAACAGTTGCTGGTTACTCACTTTTATCAAGTAGTATGTCTACTAACTCAGCATTCTTCTTTGTTACATTAACAAATTGGGATAAAAGAGAGCTTACTGCAAAAGAAGTAACAAATAAACTTAATTATCTGTTCATGACCCAAATTACAGAAGCACAAGTCTTTGCATTTGGGCCTCCTGCCATACCTGGTTTAGGTAATGGTTCTGGGTTTAGTATTATGATTCAAGATAAAGGTGGTAATACACCTGATTACCTTGCCAACTATACTAATGAGTTTATTAGAGCAGCAAATGCAAGACCTGAGATTGGTATGGCGTTTACTACTTTCCAAGCAAATGTACCTCAGCGTTATATTGATATCAATAAAGATAAAATCTTAAAATTAGGAGTTAATCTAAACGATGTCTATACAACATTTGGAGCTTTCCTTGGTGGTTCTTATATAAATGATTTCAATAGGTTTGGACGTTTATATAGAGCCTATGTACAAGCTGAACCTGAATATAGAAATGATGAAAAACAACTAGACCTATTCTATGTGAAAAGTGCTAAAGGTGCTAAAGTTCCACTATCCACATTAGTTAATGTAGAAAAGATTAGTGGACCTGAATTTACCAACAGATTTAACTTATTACGTTCAGTAGAGGTGACTGGTTCTCCAGCTGAGGGTTTCAGTTCTGCTCAAGCAATGGCTGCGTTAGAAGAAGTTGCTGCAGAAGTATTACCTAGAAATATGACGTTTGCTTGGAATGGCATGTCATATCAAGAAAAGAAAGCTTCTGGATCAGTATTCATCATTTTTGCATTCTCACTAATCTTTGTATTCTTAATTCTAGCCGCTCAATATGAAAGCTGGTCAATGCCTTTTAGTATTTTATTAGGTACGCCGTTTGCCATTTTCGGTGCATTCTTATTACTATGGGTTGCTCGTTTCTTTAGTGAAAGTTATGAAAATAACGTTTTTGCACAAATCTCATTAGTAATGTTAATTGCCATGGCCGCTAAGAATGCCATCCTTATTGTCGAATTTGCAAAGCTTAAATTTGATGAAGGTATGGGCTTATTTGATGCTGCTATCGAATCTGCAAAATTAAGATTTAGACCAATCCTAATGACTGCCTTCTCATTTATTCTAGGTGTTTTACCTCTTGTTATTGCTACTGGTTCGGGTGCTGAAGCAAGAAAAGTAATGGGTATGGCACTTCTTGGAGGAATGGGGTTAGCAACTGTTTTAGGTTTATTCCTATACCCTATGTTATTTGTTCTTGTAGGTAAGCTTGCAGGGTACGAAAAGGATAGAGAAACAACACCTCAAAACAATGAAGAGTAG
- a CDS encoding M16 family metallopeptidase, producing MIKYREFTLDNGLKVFVHEDHHIASAVVNIMYDVGSRDEDPNKTGFAHLFEHLMFSGSVNIPSYDAPLQKVGGTNNAFTSPDITNYYITLPAQNLETAFWLESDRMLSLSFDSNALEVQRKVVIEEYKQRYINQPYGDAWHHLRKLAYKDHSYQWPTIGKKISHIEEATMDDVKAFFHKYYVPSNAVMVVAGNVKLEEVKQLAKKWFGPIPSGEKPKRNIPVEQIQTAPRKLIVEEKVPIDMLYKVWHMEGRNKTGYYSTDLLSDLLGRGKSSVLHQKLVKEEKIFSGLSAYITGSFDPGLLCMTGKLSDGVSLEEADAKLVALLNDFCSTPISEEDLEKVKNQAEFSMTYGKTEILPRAMSIAYGAILGNPNLINEEEEKLRSVSALEISNKAKQVLIDDNCSTLFYKAK from the coding sequence ATGATAAAATACAGAGAGTTTACTTTAGATAATGGCCTGAAAGTTTTTGTTCATGAAGATCATCATATTGCTTCGGCTGTTGTAAATATAATGTATGATGTAGGTTCTCGGGATGAAGACCCAAATAAAACAGGTTTTGCACATTTATTTGAACATTTGATGTTTAGCGGATCTGTAAATATTCCCTCATATGATGCTCCACTTCAAAAGGTAGGCGGTACAAATAATGCTTTTACATCTCCTGATATAACGAATTATTACATTACACTTCCTGCTCAAAATTTAGAGACTGCTTTTTGGTTGGAATCAGATAGAATGTTGAGCTTATCATTTGATTCGAATGCCTTAGAGGTACAAAGGAAAGTAGTAATAGAAGAATATAAGCAAAGATATATTAATCAACCTTATGGAGATGCTTGGCATCATCTTAGAAAATTGGCTTATAAAGATCATTCTTATCAATGGCCAACAATTGGTAAAAAGATTAGCCATATAGAAGAGGCAACTATGGATGATGTGAAAGCATTTTTTCATAAATATTATGTTCCTTCTAATGCAGTAATGGTAGTAGCTGGTAATGTAAAACTAGAAGAAGTAAAACAATTGGCTAAAAAATGGTTTGGACCAATTCCTAGCGGAGAAAAACCAAAGAGAAATATTCCTGTTGAACAGATTCAGACTGCACCAAGAAAACTAATTGTAGAAGAAAAAGTACCTATTGATATGTTATATAAAGTATGGCATATGGAAGGAAGAAATAAAACAGGTTATTATTCTACAGATTTATTAAGTGATTTATTAGGTAGAGGAAAATCTTCTGTGCTTCATCAAAAATTAGTAAAAGAAGAGAAAATATTCTCAGGTTTATCAGCCTACATAACAGGATCTTTTGACCCTGGATTATTATGTATGACCGGTAAATTATCTGATGGAGTTTCTTTAGAAGAAGCAGATGCTAAATTAGTAGCCCTTTTAAATGATTTTTGTTCTACTCCAATTTCAGAGGAAGATCTAGAAAAGGTAAAAAATCAGGCTGAATTTTCTATGACATATGGAAAGACAGAAATTTTACCTAGAGCAATGTCTATAGCTTATGGAGCAATCTTAGGAAACCCTAACTTGATAAATGAGGAAGAGGAAAAATTAAGAAGTGTTTCTGCTTTAGAAATCAGTAATAAAGCAAAGCAGGTTTTAATAGATGATAATTGCTCAACTTTATTTTATAAAGCAAAATAA
- the glpK gene encoding glycerol kinase GlpK: MNNEKQYILALDQGTTSSRAIVFNKKGEIISSSQKEFKQIYPKPSWVEHDPQEIWSTQAAVAAESVAKLGLNGKNIAAIGITNQRETTIVWDITTNQPIYNAIVWQDRRTARFCDTLKNKYSKIIHDKTGLIIDAYFSASKIHWILENVKGAREKAEKGLLRFGTVDSWLIWRLTNGKKHITDVTNASRTMLFNIHTLKWDKRLLKIFDIPKSMLPSVKDSSSVYTKTATTLFATKIPIAGIAGDQQAALFGQMCIKKGMIKNTYGTGCFLMMNTGTEAVNSNHKLLTTIAWKIGDEVNYALEGSVFVGGAAIQWLRDGLQIIKKAKHSEKIANEVKDSEGVVFVPALTGLGAPYWDQYARGTLIGITRGTKRAHIVRATLEAIALQSYDVIESMLADTGNKAKEIRVDGGAAANNLLMQIQSDITNVKVIRTKVMETTALGAAFLAGLSVGYWKDIDEIQNIWQEDASFEANMKKEKRDLLKEKWKNAVERSLNWDKN, encoded by the coding sequence ATGAACAACGAGAAACAATATATATTAGCACTAGACCAAGGAACTACTAGTTCAAGAGCAATAGTATTTAATAAAAAAGGTGAGATTATTAGCTCTTCTCAAAAAGAATTTAAACAGATATATCCAAAACCAAGTTGGGTAGAACATGATCCCCAAGAAATTTGGTCAACTCAAGCAGCTGTAGCAGCAGAATCCGTGGCAAAACTAGGGTTAAACGGTAAAAATATAGCAGCGATTGGTATTACAAATCAGAGAGAAACAACAATAGTCTGGGATATCACAACAAATCAACCAATATATAATGCCATAGTTTGGCAAGACAGAAGAACAGCTAGATTCTGTGATACATTAAAAAATAAATATTCTAAAATCATTCATGATAAAACAGGGTTAATCATCGATGCCTATTTTTCTGCGAGTAAGATTCATTGGATTTTAGAGAACGTTAAAGGGGCAAGAGAGAAAGCAGAAAAAGGTCTTCTCCGTTTTGGCACCGTAGATAGTTGGTTAATCTGGAGGTTAACAAACGGTAAAAAGCATATTACAGATGTAACCAATGCGAGTAGAACAATGCTTTTTAATATACATACTTTAAAGTGGGATAAACGTCTCTTAAAAATATTTGATATTCCTAAAAGTATGCTCCCTTCTGTTAAAGATAGTAGTTCAGTATATACCAAAACAGCTACTACACTATTTGCTACAAAAATTCCAATTGCCGGTATCGCGGGTGATCAACAAGCTGCCTTATTTGGTCAAATGTGTATTAAAAAAGGGATGATTAAAAACACTTATGGAACAGGGTGTTTTTTAATGATGAATACAGGAACTGAAGCTGTAAATTCCAACCATAAACTGCTTACAACTATTGCATGGAAGATTGGTGATGAAGTAAACTATGCTTTAGAAGGAAGTGTTTTTGTTGGAGGAGCAGCTATTCAATGGTTAAGAGATGGATTGCAGATCATAAAAAAAGCAAAGCATTCTGAGAAAATTGCAAATGAAGTAAAAGATAGTGAAGGTGTTGTTTTTGTACCAGCACTTACTGGGTTAGGTGCTCCTTATTGGGATCAATATGCAAGAGGCACGTTAATTGGGATTACTAGAGGTACAAAAAGAGCACATATTGTTCGTGCAACACTAGAAGCAATAGCCTTACAATCTTATGATGTAATAGAATCTATGTTAGCTGACACTGGTAACAAAGCAAAAGAAATAAGAGTAGATGGTGGAGCTGCCGCTAACAACCTATTAATGCAAATTCAAAGTGATATAACTAACGTAAAGGTTATAAGAACAAAAGTAATGGAAACTACTGCTTTAGGTGCTGCTTTTCTTGCAGGGCTATCTGTAGGTTATTGGAAGGATATTGATGAAATTCAGAATATTTGGCAAGAAGATGCCTCTTTTGAAGCAAACATGAAAAAAGAAAAAAGGGACCTTCTAAAAGAAAAATGGAAAAATGCTGTTGAACGAAGTCTTAATTGGGATAAAAATTAA
- a CDS encoding efflux RND transporter periplasmic adaptor subunit, with translation MTFNFLNAVPKLITLAITSIVLIGCGGESAKQQQKIPQAEIQVTEVTVQNVPLTKTFVGQVYGTKDIPIRSRVEGFLEGIHFREGSRVKKGQLLYTVDPQSYSAEVTMRKSQLAEAKVSLIRASNDLDRIQPLAEQNAVSKSDLDAALAEKGAAESMVAAAQANLRMSQIELGYTTIESPITGVIGRTEAKVGEFVGREPNPVILNTVSRIDSVNVRFFITENDYLRLARYAMTREKSGQKRTEKEERESEKLELIFSDNTIYSQKGHIDFLDRNVDANTGAMLIQATFPNNDRLIRPGQFAKVRSVIDIVKDGILIPQRCVMEFQGRHTVYVVDNNGLVSQRKIELSSTYKDYWLVRSGLKKGEKIVLEGLQKVREGATVKFKTVKFESQYEAQ, from the coding sequence ATGACATTTAATTTTTTAAATGCAGTTCCTAAGCTTATAACCCTAGCAATCACATCAATAGTACTTATTGGATGTGGAGGTGAATCTGCTAAACAACAACAAAAAATTCCTCAAGCTGAGATTCAGGTAACAGAAGTTACAGTACAAAATGTCCCTCTAACAAAAACTTTTGTAGGTCAGGTATATGGTACTAAAGATATTCCAATTCGTTCAAGAGTTGAAGGTTTCTTAGAAGGTATTCACTTTAGAGAAGGTAGTAGAGTAAAAAAAGGACAATTACTTTACACTGTAGACCCTCAATCTTACTCTGCAGAAGTAACAATGCGTAAGAGTCAGTTAGCCGAAGCAAAAGTTTCATTAATTAGAGCTTCTAATGACCTTGATAGAATTCAACCTTTAGCTGAGCAAAATGCCGTTTCAAAATCGGACCTTGATGCTGCACTTGCAGAAAAAGGAGCTGCTGAATCTATGGTAGCTGCTGCTCAAGCAAATTTAAGAATGTCTCAAATTGAACTTGGTTACACAACAATTGAATCTCCAATTACTGGTGTTATTGGTAGAACTGAAGCTAAAGTAGGTGAATTTGTTGGTCGTGAGCCCAACCCAGTAATTTTAAATACAGTGTCTAGAATTGATTCTGTAAATGTTCGTTTCTTTATTACTGAAAACGATTACTTACGTCTTGCTAGATATGCAATGACAAGAGAAAAATCTGGACAAAAAAGAACAGAGAAAGAAGAAAGAGAATCTGAGAAATTAGAACTAATATTTTCTGATAATACAATTTACTCTCAAAAAGGGCATATTGATTTCTTAGATAGAAATGTAGATGCAAACACAGGTGCAATGCTTATTCAAGCAACTTTCCCTAACAATGACCGCCTTATCAGACCTGGTCAATTTGCTAAAGTTAGATCTGTAATTGATATCGTAAAAGATGGTATACTTATTCCACAAAGATGTGTTATGGAATTCCAAGGACGTCATACTGTTTACGTGGTTGATAATAATGGGTTAGTTTCTCAAAGAAAAATTGAGTTATCAAGCACTTATAAAGATTATTGGCTAGTACGCTCTGGGTTAAAAAAAGGAGAAAAAATAGTTCTTGAAGGCTTACAGAAAGTAAGAGAAGGCGCAACAGTAAAATTCAAGACAGTAAAATTTGAATCACAGTACGAAGCACAATAA